Proteins found in one Candidatus Rokuibacteriota bacterium genomic segment:
- a CDS encoding exo-alpha-sialidase gives MKIHLGFCALLAVVPTAVFALGQADPPGVIWGEKIEVAAGGGYRGPWRMNESEYDYVDDPTVAINEQGFVAVAWADQSRKDIFVQVYAPDRRQRLEEPVNISRSPRVFSWLPRMLITSTDPIEVYLLWQEIVFSGGSHGGDIFFARSTDGGKTFSNPLNLSNDIAGSGKGRLTRRYWHNGSLDLAIGPEGHLYAAWTEYEGTLWVSRSTDRGGRFSRPLRVAGWGDAKPARGPSLAVDAPGDVYLAWTVGEDRAASIRVARSTDRARSFGQPRVVESDGHSDAPKIATDGKGTVHVVYAESPAGPFERYRIRYTRSLDRGRTFAAPKELSSLHTEKFASVNFPALSVDGRDNLYVLWELFPSRGTYSQGLGFTSSRDAGRTFAPPMVIPGSVDPALGFNGSQQGLFMRKLAVNGAGAIAVVNSTFKPNEKSRVRLFRGQAAGR, from the coding sequence GTGAAGATACACCTCGGGTTTTGCGCGCTGCTGGCGGTCGTTCCGACCGCGGTGTTCGCGCTCGGGCAAGCGGACCCGCCGGGCGTGATATGGGGCGAGAAGATCGAAGTCGCCGCGGGCGGCGGATACCGGGGGCCCTGGCGCATGAACGAGTCGGAGTATGACTACGTCGACGACCCCACCGTGGCCATCAACGAGCAGGGCTTCGTCGCCGTCGCCTGGGCCGATCAGTCCCGGAAGGATATCTTTGTCCAGGTGTACGCGCCTGACCGGCGACAGCGGCTTGAGGAACCGGTCAACATCTCCAGGAGCCCGCGGGTCTTCTCCTGGCTTCCCCGAATGCTCATCACCTCCACCGACCCGATCGAGGTGTATCTCCTCTGGCAGGAGATCGTCTTTTCCGGGGGCTCGCACGGCGGGGACATCTTTTTCGCGCGGTCGACCGATGGCGGAAAGACCTTCAGCAATCCGCTCAACCTCTCGAACGACATCGCCGGGTCCGGCAAAGGGCGCCTCACCCGGCGCTACTGGCACAACGGGAGCCTGGACCTCGCCATCGGCCCCGAAGGCCATCTCTACGCCGCCTGGACGGAGTACGAAGGGACCCTGTGGGTCAGCCGTTCCACCGATCGGGGCGGCCGCTTCTCCCGCCCGTTGCGGGTTGCCGGCTGGGGCGACGCGAAGCCCGCGCGCGGGCCCTCCCTGGCCGTCGACGCCCCGGGCGATGTCTATCTCGCCTGGACCGTCGGGGAAGACAGGGCCGCGAGCATCCGCGTCGCCAGGTCGACCGACCGGGCCCGGTCGTTCGGCCAGCCGCGGGTCGTCGAAAGCGACGGGCATTCCGACGCGCCGAAGATCGCGACGGACGGCAAGGGAACCGTTCATGTCGTGTACGCGGAAAGTCCGGCCGGTCCCTTCGAGCGCTATCGCATCCGTTACACCCGGTCGCTCGATCGGGGGCGCACCTTCGCGGCGCCGAAGGAGCTTTCGAGCCTGCACACGGAGAAGTTCGCGAGCGTCAATTTTCCGGCGCTGAGCGTGGATGGCCGAGACAACCTGTACGTCCTCTGGGAGCTCTTCCCCAGCCGAGGGACCTATTCGCAGGGACTCGGGTTCACCTCTTCCCGCGACGCCGGCCGGACGTTCGCGCCGCCGATGGTCATCCCGGGCAGCGTCGATCCGGCGCTCGGCTTCAACGG
- a CDS encoding toxin, translating into MKPFRWNPDKNDSLKSQRGISFEEIVLAIEEDGLRDVLVHPNQRRYPGQVVLVVAYRNYIYLVPSVEESTHYFLKTIIPSRKATRDYLGRREPDEDA; encoded by the coding sequence GTGAAGCCGTTCCGGTGGAACCCGGACAAGAACGACAGCTTGAAGTCACAGCGCGGGATCTCTTTCGAAGAGATCGTTCTTGCAATTGAGGAAGACGGGCTCAGGGACGTTCTCGTTCACCCGAACCAGAGGCGGTATCCGGGGCAGGTCGTGCTCGTCGTGGCCTACCGTAACTACATATACCTTGTCCCTTCGGTCGAGGAGAGCACTCACTACTTCTTGAAGACCATTATTCCAAGCCGGAAAGCGACCCGAGATTACCTTGGGAGGAGGGAGCCTGATGAAGACGCTTGA
- a CDS encoding aldo/keto reductase, producing the protein MAAAAAGLAGSRGARARAAAALLQRPVPSTGETIPAVGLGTWRTFDVDAAPAEREPLREVLRRFAALGGRVVDSSPMYGAAEAVVGDLATDLGLHPSLFLATKVWTTGREAGVAQMERSLQRLRTRRLDLMQVHNLVDWQIHLRTLREWKQAGRIRYLGVTHYTAGAYGELERVMRSEPLDFVQLNYSLGEREAERRLLPLAHDRGIAVLVNRPFAEGGLFGRVRGQPLPPWAADFDCESWAQFFLKWILAHPAVTCVIPATRQPAHLADNMRAGQGATPDAATRERMAALVAR; encoded by the coding sequence ATGGCCGCGGCGGCGGCTGGCCTCGCGGGAAGCCGGGGGGCGCGCGCCCGGGCGGCGGCCGCGTTGCTCCAGCGTCCCGTTCCCTCCACCGGCGAGACCATCCCCGCCGTCGGCCTCGGGACCTGGCGCACCTTCGACGTCGACGCCGCGCCCGCCGAGCGCGAGCCGCTCCGGGAGGTCCTGCGACGTTTCGCCGCGCTGGGCGGCCGCGTCGTCGACTCGTCGCCGATGTACGGGGCGGCCGAGGCGGTCGTGGGCGACCTAGCGACGGACCTCGGACTCCACCCCTCGCTCTTCCTCGCCACCAAGGTCTGGACGACCGGGCGCGAGGCCGGCGTGGCCCAGATGGAGCGCTCGCTCCAGCGCCTCCGGACCCGGCGCCTCGACCTGATGCAGGTCCACAACCTGGTGGACTGGCAGATCCATCTCCGCACCCTGCGGGAGTGGAAGCAGGCCGGCCGCATCCGCTACCTCGGCGTCACCCACTACACGGCCGGCGCCTACGGCGAGCTGGAGCGGGTGATGCGGAGCGAGCCGCTCGACTTCGTGCAGCTCAACTACTCGCTCGGCGAGCGGGAGGCCGAGCGCCGCCTCCTGCCCCTGGCCCACGACCGCGGCATCGCGGTGCTGGTCAACCGCCCTTTCGCCGAGGGCGGCCTGTTCGGGCGCGTGCGCGGGCAGCCGCTGCCGCCCTGGGCTGCCGACTTCGACTGCGAGAGCTGGGCTCAGTTCTTCCTGAAATGGATCCTCGCCCACCCGGCCGTCACCTGCGTGATCCCCGCCACGCGCCAGCCCGCGCACCTGGCGGACAACATGCGGGCGGGCCAGGGGGCGACGCCGGACGCCGCCACGCGGGAGCGGATGGCCGCCCTCGTCGCCCGCTGA